From the genome of Pirellulaceae bacterium:
ACCGGACAGCATTGCTGCCACCGTATCCAGCCGTAGTCCTGCCTCCTGCTTCAGCGCTCCGTGACAGGCGTAACAGCGGGCAGTGAGAATCGGTTTAACATGTTGAACATAGTATTCCGCAACCTCGACAGAGACCTCAGCGCTGGCGTGTGGATCCTCAGCAGCGGAGGTCACTTCTTCGGCTGGAAGATGTCCGTTGCCGACCAGCAAACTGGAAGCCAAGCCGGCCGCGATCAGCCAGCCAGAATTGCGAAGTGATGTCCAACAGTTGACCTGCATGGCGATCGATCACTCGTTCAACAAAATACACCTGCAAAAAAACACTATGGCGGAACGACCTAGTAGGTCACGATTCCTATGTAAACAGTATACAAGGCACCCTGGGACATTGCGCCAGTCGCCACCTCAATCTAGGGCATGTATCTTGCAGACAATTCCTACCGAACACCACCTCCAAACCAATTCCGGGAGACCTCATCTCTAAGAAATCTCAGGCCAAAGTGCTAAGCTCCCTACGAAAGCCTCAATTCTATACGGCGCGCCTGGAGCCATTGCGTGAGGTCCGTTTATCATTGATTCTGACTGGACGGCTTCGCGCTTTTGAGCGTGGATAACCGCATTGAGCAAGGGCGGTACGACTAGTTCGAGCAACACATCAGTGCCCGCCCAAAGCCATGAAGGGCGGAGAGTATTCCACGCAGCCGGAACAGTTGGCCAGGGCACCGCGATTAAACGTTGCAGATTTCGACGCCCTGTCTGAGCGACGCGAGTTTATCGTCGCGTATGGGGATAAATTCTTGCCCGACGAATCCGGTGTAGCCCACCTCGACAATCGCGCGCATGATGGCAGCGTAGTTCAACTCTTGAGTCTCATCAATTTCGTTACGACCGGGGACGCCGCCGGTATGAAAATGGCTGATCCACTGATGATGCTTACGAATGGTGGAGATGACGTCACCCTCCATAATCTGCATGTGATAGATGTCGTACAGCAGTTTGAACTTGTCTGACCCCACCGCTTCGCACAGTGCTACACCCCAAGGCGTACGATCGCACATGTAATCGTGGTGGTCGACTCGGCTGTTCAGCAATTCCATGGTAATGGTCACGCCCGCCGCCTCGGCAATGGGCATCAATCGCTTCAATCCCAGAGCGCAATTCTCCAAACCCTGCTGATCGTCCATGCCCTGTCGATTGCCGGAAAAGCAGATCAAATTATCAACGCCAACCTGGCGCATTTTTTGGATCTGCAGTTTGTAAGCCTCGATCAGCACATCGTGGTATTCTACGCGATTCCAAGCAGCCGTGATTCCACCCACCGACGTGCCATCTGGCGCTTTAACACTTGGGCTGGAGACCATGGCACAGGTCATGTCAAACTTGCGAACTTCAGCGACCTGGTCGGGCTGCAGCAGTTCGATCGACTGCAGGCCAAACTTTTGGCCCTCGCGACATAATGTCGGGATGTCGATCTTGGGATAACACCACTTGCAAACTGAATGTCTGATTTTGCCGGCCATTTTTACGATACCTTGATCTGCCGCCTGCAACCGACCGCCAAGTCCTTCGGCCAACATGGCCGCCACCACAGCCTGGGTTGAACCACGAACAAATCGCCGCCGATTGCCTGCTTGAAACATGGGAATTCTTCCTGAGATTGGTTAGCTGCCATCGGTTGCATGGTAACGCACCTAGCCACCAAGTTCAATCGACTGCGGTCAGGAGCCGATCGGTTTCCCTGGCTGACACGAGGGGTTGTGATCGATGTTAGTTTGCGTGTTCACTCAACAACGCGGCGGTGTAGCCTAATAGATCGCCGCGC
Proteins encoded in this window:
- a CDS encoding TIM barrel protein — its product is MFQAGNRRRFVRGSTQAVVAAMLAEGLGGRLQAADQGIVKMAGKIRHSVCKWCYPKIDIPTLCREGQKFGLQSIELLQPDQVAEVRKFDMTCAMVSSPSVKAPDGTSVGGITAAWNRVEYHDVLIEAYKLQIQKMRQVGVDNLICFSGNRQGMDDQQGLENCALGLKRLMPIAEAAGVTITMELLNSRVDHHDYMCDRTPWGVALCEAVGSDKFKLLYDIYHMQIMEGDVISTIRKHHQWISHFHTGGVPGRNEIDETQELNYAAIMRAIVEVGYTGFVGQEFIPIRDDKLASLRQGVEICNV